From the genome of Proteus vulgaris, one region includes:
- a CDS encoding phage major capsid protein, with the protein MKLHELKQKRNTIAIDMRAIHEKVGDGVMTEEQRTQWNKAQTELENLDAQIQREEQLRSLDQDLVDDKEKEQRGQQPNNPETEQAERRNQAFDRFLRCGFGELTAEERQAVKELRAQGTSPDEKGGYTVPTQMLNKIVDQMKAYSGIASVAQILPTSTGQDITWSTSDGTDEEGELLGENTAAGEQDVEFGTAILGAKKLTSKIIRVSNELLQDSGVDIQAYLAKRIAQRIGRGEAKYLIKGTGKGSPVQPLGLETAVTNTVDVAGASLSWKDITELEHAIDPAYRNSPKFRLAFNDDTLKNLKLMEDAQKRPLWLPSISGVAPAQILGMQYVVDQAIDKMEAGKKFIFCGDFDRFILRRVTYMTLKRLVERYAEYDQTAFLAFHRFDCVLEDTSAIKALVGKGASSTK; encoded by the coding sequence ATGAAGCTTCATGAATTAAAACAAAAACGTAACACTATCGCGATTGATATGCGCGCCATTCACGAAAAAGTGGGTGATGGTGTAATGACTGAAGAGCAACGCACTCAATGGAATAAAGCGCAAACTGAACTTGAAAATTTAGATGCTCAGATTCAGCGTGAAGAGCAACTACGCTCATTAGATCAAGATTTGGTTGATGACAAAGAGAAAGAACAGCGTGGCCAACAACCGAATAACCCTGAAACAGAGCAAGCAGAGCGCCGTAATCAAGCGTTTGATCGCTTCCTGCGTTGTGGTTTCGGTGAACTCACTGCAGAAGAACGTCAAGCGGTCAAAGAACTTCGTGCACAGGGTACTTCGCCCGATGAGAAAGGTGGCTATACCGTTCCTACTCAGATGTTAAATAAAATTGTTGACCAAATGAAAGCCTATAGCGGTATTGCAAGTGTGGCTCAAATCTTACCAACTTCAACAGGCCAAGATATTACCTGGTCAACATCCGATGGAACTGATGAAGAAGGAGAATTGTTGGGCGAAAACACCGCAGCAGGTGAACAAGATGTTGAGTTTGGTACTGCCATTTTAGGGGCTAAAAAACTCACATCAAAAATTATTCGTGTTTCCAATGAGTTGTTACAAGATAGTGGTGTGGATATTCAAGCCTATTTAGCAAAACGCATTGCTCAACGTATTGGCCGTGGTGAAGCAAAATATTTAATTAAAGGCACAGGCAAGGGATCACCTGTACAACCATTAGGCTTGGAAACAGCGGTGACTAATACTGTTGATGTCGCTGGTGCCTCATTAAGTTGGAAAGATATTACCGAATTAGAGCATGCAATTGACCCCGCTTACCGTAATAGCCCTAAATTCCGTCTTGCTTTTAATGATGACACACTGAAAAACCTAAAATTAATGGAAGATGCTCAAAAACGCCCTTTATGGCTTCCATCCATTTCAGGTGTTGCCCCTGCACAAATTTTAGGTATGCAGTATGTAGTTGATCAGGCGATCGACAAAATGGAAGCGGGTAAAAAATTCATCTTCTGCGGTGACTTTGACCGATTCATTTTACGTCGTGTGACCTACATGACTCTAAAGCGTTTAGTTGAACGTTACGCAGAATATGATCAGACAGCTTTCTTAGCTTTCCATCGCTTCGATTGTGTGCTTGAAGATACTTCTGCTATTAAGGCATTAGTAGGTAAAGGTGCCAGTAGCACGAAATAA
- a CDS encoding HK97-gp10 family putative phage morphogenesis protein, producing MTNLSVTGLDELGQKLKQLEVELKTKILREAGREAMQVVKDDMEAHAGFDAKSTESHMRDNITIKTTRVKNTNGAVMVTVGPTKPHYMKARAQEFGTIKQVASPFIRPALDYNQRAVLNTLTEHIRHALSLYT from the coding sequence ATAACCAACCTTAGCGTGACAGGGTTGGATGAATTAGGGCAAAAATTAAAGCAATTAGAAGTTGAATTAAAAACCAAGATATTACGTGAAGCAGGGCGAGAAGCCATGCAAGTTGTGAAAGATGATATGGAAGCGCATGCAGGGTTTGATGCAAAAAGCACTGAGTCTCATATGCGAGACAATATCACCATCAAAACGACACGAGTAAAAAATACGAATGGGGCTGTCATGGTCACCGTAGGACCGACAAAACCTCATTATATGAAAGCTCGCGCTCAAGAGTTCGGCACCATCAAACAAGTTGCCAGTCCTTTTATTCGTCCAGCCCTCGATTACAACCAACGTGCGGTGCTCAATACCTTAACTGAGCATATTCGCCATGCCCTTTCTTTATATACTTAG
- a CDS encoding phage tail tip protein J-related protein: MGKTVTSVVSAGLMIAGVIATGGLGTALIVAGIAVQAASAFIFKDKVPGSGYRDQSERKQMLRSASAPETVVVGKTMMSGLLFFAEEEEGEQDENEELYMALAIASHPIHKLGQIYFNDDKIEDLGDNAQYEFHNGRTEVDPYLLKKAPSWKEDMIGRGLAWLRLTLRFDQEKFPYGVPNVKSELWGKEIYDPRTEKTEWSNNGALVILDYYRHYLGVPDSDIDWDAFKSAADICDETVQTPDGKNEPRYTLNGAYELEESPASVLEMMHKCIAGEPTYIAGKHGILMQVYNGPALLTIDESQIIDTVTVTPELSLRDATNAIYGTFVDAEQQYNKTDFEPVVIEEWIEEDGLEIKENMDYRFVTSPYQANRLANLYLRKKRAGRRIQLRMNLDGYAYRPGDVVKLELPALGISDLEFRIADWKFHPSEGVEITLEEDGPYIYEDLASKPFVRPPFTKLPTGGVPAPINLAFVPLSVTDIVQGYISWQNVASDIRYNTVNILQNGKVIQSIQVPGERVDINGLTRGTYRVEVRAINVAGAMSAPAISDFAIQAPPAPIGVEITPGMFSLTASPKQGDSAVFGYTFEFWFSDKKLANLSENEVINKANKVGQGNFWTQENLKASHTYYFYIRTINSYGKSVFVEASGIPVSLPDDIFDDLDNTVRETDAFKELDKKLDWNAETAIILSNADSQLSRSLLVKHGQSQAGIRELWQVRATDNEAWAQEVKEIYSAVGDNTSAIKETQTSITELNKAFGQTTTEIRTELKTTNDATNKRIDGTNQDLANTNQKLGNTDKEMGRIAADVVTNKEAISKTNEAMAKSEEQVQAQFGEQQGMINQKMQAEFSQTGDGVVTHSINITIVHDKVKYNAAGQVISAQVKNGKLESFIGYNANNFAWYNPANGKMELFMYVKNGQMFMREAFINEAWLNSVVVTEYIKSGDYVPGKSGFLIDGKTNNMEINNATFRGKLDIGTNKTGERIVITNDRIAVYDDKGVLRVEIGKITGV, from the coding sequence ATGGGTAAGACTGTCACAAGCGTTGTCTCTGCTGGCTTAATGATAGCGGGGGTTATTGCCACAGGTGGTTTGGGTACCGCATTGATTGTTGCTGGTATTGCTGTTCAAGCGGCGAGTGCGTTTATCTTTAAAGATAAAGTGCCTGGTTCTGGTTATCGTGACCAATCTGAACGTAAACAAATGCTACGTTCAGCCTCTGCACCGGAAACGGTGGTTGTAGGTAAAACAATGATGTCAGGTTTGCTTTTCTTTGCTGAAGAAGAGGAAGGAGAACAAGACGAAAATGAAGAGCTCTACATGGCGTTAGCCATAGCATCACATCCCATACATAAATTAGGTCAAATTTATTTTAACGATGACAAAATTGAAGATTTAGGGGATAACGCACAATATGAGTTTCATAATGGCAGAACTGAAGTAGATCCCTATTTATTAAAAAAAGCGCCATCATGGAAAGAAGATATGATTGGTCGAGGTCTTGCATGGTTGCGCTTAACATTACGTTTCGATCAAGAAAAATTTCCTTATGGTGTACCTAATGTCAAAAGCGAACTATGGGGAAAAGAAATTTACGATCCCCGCACTGAGAAAACAGAGTGGTCGAATAATGGGGCTTTGGTCATATTAGATTACTACCGCCATTACTTAGGTGTTCCAGACTCCGATATTGATTGGGATGCATTTAAAAGTGCAGCAGATATTTGTGATGAAACCGTACAAACGCCAGATGGAAAAAATGAGCCTCGATATACATTAAATGGCGCTTATGAACTTGAAGAAAGTCCTGCCTCTGTATTAGAGATGATGCATAAATGTATTGCTGGTGAGCCGACCTATATTGCAGGTAAGCATGGTATTTTGATGCAGGTTTATAATGGACCTGCATTACTCACAATTGATGAGTCACAAATTATCGATACGGTAACGGTGACGCCAGAACTTTCTTTGCGTGATGCGACTAATGCGATTTACGGTACTTTTGTTGATGCAGAGCAACAATATAACAAAACTGATTTTGAACCCGTAGTTATTGAGGAGTGGATAGAAGAAGACGGCTTAGAAATTAAAGAAAATATGGACTATCGTTTTGTAACCAGTCCATACCAAGCCAATCGACTAGCCAACCTCTACTTACGTAAAAAACGCGCAGGTCGTCGTATTCAGTTACGCATGAATTTAGATGGATATGCTTATCGCCCTGGTGACGTTGTAAAACTCGAATTACCTGCATTGGGGATCAGTGATTTAGAATTTCGCATTGCTGACTGGAAATTTCATCCATCAGAGGGGGTAGAAATTACTCTCGAAGAAGATGGTCCTTATATTTATGAGGACTTAGCCAGTAAACCCTTTGTTAGACCCCCATTCACTAAACTACCCACTGGTGGCGTACCAGCACCTATTAATCTGGCTTTTGTTCCTCTTTCTGTTACTGACATTGTTCAGGGATATATCTCATGGCAGAACGTGGCATCTGATATTCGCTATAACACGGTTAATATTCTCCAGAATGGCAAGGTTATACAGTCTATTCAAGTGCCGGGTGAGCGTGTTGATATTAACGGTTTAACTCGAGGCACTTATCGTGTCGAGGTGAGAGCTATTAATGTGGCCGGTGCCATGTCTGCACCCGCTATCAGTGATTTTGCTATTCAGGCACCGCCTGCACCGATTGGCGTTGAAATAACACCGGGCATGTTCAGCTTAACGGCATCTCCTAAACAAGGCGATAGTGCTGTCTTTGGTTATACGTTTGAGTTTTGGTTTAGTGATAAAAAACTCGCTAACCTCTCTGAAAATGAAGTGATCAACAAAGCAAACAAAGTTGGTCAAGGAAACTTCTGGACGCAGGAGAATTTAAAAGCTAGCCACACGTATTATTTCTATATCCGAACGATCAATAGTTATGGCAAATCCGTATTTGTAGAAGCTTCAGGTATTCCAGTTTCATTGCCAGACGACATATTTGATGATTTAGATAACACGGTTAGAGAAACGGATGCGTTTAAAGAGCTGGATAAAAAACTTGATTGGAATGCTGAGACAGCAATTATTCTTAGTAATGCAGACTCTCAACTATCACGCAGTTTGTTAGTGAAACACGGTCAATCACAAGCGGGTATTCGCGAATTATGGCAAGTTCGTGCAACGGATAACGAAGCCTGGGCACAGGAAGTTAAAGAAATTTACTCTGCGGTTGGTGATAACACGTCTGCAATTAAAGAGACTCAAACTTCAATTACTGAGCTAAATAAGGCGTTCGGTCAAACAACTACGGAGATCCGCACTGAGTTAAAAACAACTAATGATGCAACAAATAAACGCATTGATGGTACCAATCAAGATTTAGCTAATACTAATCAGAAGTTAGGCAATACAGATAAGGAAATGGGGCGTATTGCTGCGGATGTCGTGACAAATAAGGAGGCTATTAGTAAAACAAACGAAGCTATGGCTAAATCCGAAGAGCAAGTACAAGCGCAATTTGGCGAACAGCAGGGTATGATTAACCAGAAAATGCAGGCTGAATTTAGTCAGACAGGCGATGGTGTTGTCACGCACTCAATTAATATCACGATTGTTCATGACAAAGTTAAATACAATGCAGCAGGACAAGTGATCAGCGCTCAAGTTAAGAATGGAAAGCTTGAAAGTTTTATAGGCTATAACGCCAATAACTTTGCGTGGTATAACCCAGCAAACGGCAAGATGGAATTATTTATGTACGTTAAAAACGGCCAGATGTTTATGCGTGAGGCGTTTATTAACGAAGCATGGCTGAATTCTGTTGTTGTTACTGAATATATTAAATCAGGCGATTATGTGCCGGGTAAAAGTGGTTTTTTGATTGATGGGAAAACCAATAATATGGAAATAAATAATGCCACATTTCGCGGTAAGTTGGATATTGGTACCAATAAAACCGGTGAACGCATCGTTATCACTAATGATCGTATTGCTGTTTATGATGATAAAGGTGTATTACGTGTTGAAATAGGGAAAATAACAGGGGTTTAA
- a CDS encoding phage tail tape measure protein, with the protein MATNLADLRVGLLLNDASFRSNISGALNHAGRETERFSNKAKRETKAVADGFYSISHQVTNVAGRLAMLGGVSLSIGSILNISRKYSQAISDLSAITGASVERMKEYSLASQEMGRTTEFGAIKVADAMKLIASAKPSLLQTAGALEDVTAKSITLAQASGIELADAAKSLALSLNQFGESAVSSERYINVLAAGAKYGASEINETAQAIVKSGTVSSQAGVSFEQLNASIQVLAGKGIKAEVAGTMLRNVFLALERSADKNLRPSVVGLSTALENLDKKNYSTTASTKIFGRANVSAGTILVKNRDQLVDLTKALTDTETAYEQAGKRAQNLNADLELMEKSFEGLAIKVGTSADGPLRTGVQNVTSAVNALNNNFSTLANIATYAVLPVIGARMTRGLQEQTKEWVKNEAAVRSNAKQQAETARRGIASADATINKLAQQGQALTQQSAIMNRHGLQMQGLASERNRLVRQEAEALALRSKYTDQLTAANNRLSYSQRALRASSLGLRSVVSALGGPVGVLALAGSAIYYFATRADEAKLKIEGMKGAVVETITELQRLSKVKIEVQLDEIKEELSLLEAEKKRLYGEQVTYSEKREDEMSSIKNGSWFGYATVSLWGKDSEEFAKGRRKVLSEIEDIDKEIEIRKQKIANRESTLKTGVFSQSTKEDKLVGDGSGGSSGGGNDLESNKGSTQKVSQYHQLRMQIEQEHAASLERISLSESETMRKLQENLKAGGMKQAEYERLKTLNAENHMKQRSELAEKYSPMRASIRNEQEMTKELKSLFEQQLLTEKEYQYARRQMAQDTTKYRLSEQAKGISLPNISILGEIDPVIQLRNQLEEQKALYQAYYEDGLVSKERYEQLVIAATNKSKEAQYQSSKELYASQGMWQRMQMNLVDTIEQRTANSMTGILMRTKSFSEGVKDFSASIASSIISDLIRIAIQAQITNALTGLFGGVFGGGSSGAASGAKAGKAGVKANATGDVYSSSSLSQYSNQVVSSPTLFAFAKGGTPNLGLMGEAGSEAIMPLKRGPDGSLGVRATGSNSIASGDTIIHQTFHVTGNGDEALYQAIQEAARMGAEQGASKAKSDIMRDFQTNGTLRRNLR; encoded by the coding sequence ATGGCCACAAATTTAGCCGATTTACGGGTTGGGCTATTGCTGAATGACGCTAGTTTTAGAAGCAATATATCCGGCGCATTAAATCATGCAGGGCGAGAAACAGAGCGTTTTTCTAATAAAGCAAAACGTGAAACAAAAGCGGTTGCAGATGGATTTTATTCAATCAGTCATCAGGTGACAAATGTTGCAGGAAGACTTGCTATGTTAGGTGGGGTGAGTTTATCCATTGGTAGCATTTTAAATATTTCTCGGAAGTATAGTCAGGCAATTTCTGATTTAAGCGCAATAACCGGTGCTTCGGTTGAGCGCATGAAAGAGTATAGCCTCGCTTCTCAAGAGATGGGGCGAACGACGGAGTTTGGTGCGATAAAAGTCGCGGATGCCATGAAACTTATTGCGTCAGCAAAACCGTCATTACTGCAGACTGCAGGTGCTTTGGAAGATGTAACGGCTAAATCGATTACCTTGGCGCAAGCTTCAGGTATTGAGTTAGCCGATGCGGCGAAATCTCTTGCCTTAAGTCTCAATCAGTTTGGTGAGTCCGCTGTCTCATCTGAGCGTTACATTAATGTGTTAGCAGCAGGTGCGAAATATGGTGCATCTGAAATAAACGAAACAGCCCAAGCCATTGTGAAAAGTGGTACCGTTTCTTCTCAAGCCGGTGTTTCATTTGAGCAACTTAATGCTTCAATCCAAGTTTTAGCCGGAAAAGGGATTAAGGCTGAAGTTGCCGGTACGATGTTACGTAACGTGTTCTTAGCCCTAGAGCGCTCGGCAGATAAAAATCTACGCCCTTCAGTTGTCGGTCTATCTACTGCATTAGAAAACCTCGATAAGAAAAACTATTCTACCACTGCATCTACAAAGATATTTGGTCGCGCCAATGTCAGTGCAGGTACTATTTTAGTTAAAAATAGAGATCAACTTGTCGATTTAACCAAAGCACTTACTGACACTGAAACGGCGTATGAACAAGCAGGTAAAAGGGCACAAAATCTAAATGCTGATTTAGAATTAATGGAAAAGTCGTTCGAAGGCTTGGCTATTAAAGTCGGTACCAGTGCCGATGGTCCTTTACGTACAGGTGTTCAGAATGTTACTTCCGCTGTAAATGCACTAAATAATAACTTCTCAACTTTAGCTAACATTGCAACTTACGCTGTTTTACCTGTCATTGGTGCCAGAATGACTAGAGGGCTTCAAGAGCAAACCAAAGAATGGGTGAAAAATGAAGCAGCAGTCAGAAGTAATGCTAAGCAACAGGCTGAAACCGCCAGAAGAGGGATTGCTTCAGCTGATGCCACCATTAATAAACTTGCTCAGCAAGGTCAGGCATTGACTCAACAGAGCGCTATAATGAATCGGCATGGTTTACAGATGCAAGGATTAGCGAGTGAGCGAAATCGTCTTGTGAGGCAGGAAGCGGAAGCATTAGCGTTAAGATCCAAATATACCGATCAGCTTACAGCAGCTAATAATCGACTTTCATATAGCCAAAGAGCATTGCGAGCATCTAGCTTAGGACTCCGAAGTGTTGTTTCCGCCTTAGGTGGGCCAGTGGGTGTGTTGGCTTTAGCGGGTTCAGCTATTTATTACTTTGCAACTAGAGCTGATGAGGCTAAGTTGAAAATAGAAGGGATGAAAGGGGCTGTTGTCGAGACTATTACTGAGCTTCAGCGTCTTTCTAAGGTAAAAATAGAAGTTCAACTTGATGAAATAAAAGAAGAACTCTCTCTACTAGAGGCAGAAAAGAAGCGCTTGTATGGAGAGCAGGTTACTTATTCAGAAAAACGTGAAGACGAAATGTCTTCGATAAAAAATGGCAGTTGGTTTGGTTATGCCACGGTTAGCCTTTGGGGAAAAGACTCTGAAGAGTTTGCAAAAGGACGAAGAAAAGTATTAAGCGAAATCGAGGATATAGATAAAGAAATTGAAATTCGGAAGCAAAAAATTGCAAACCGAGAGAGTACATTAAAAACAGGCGTTTTTAGCCAATCCACTAAAGAAGATAAACTAGTAGGAGATGGTAGTGGCGGTAGCAGTGGAGGTGGTAATGATTTAGAAAGCAACAAAGGTTCTACACAAAAAGTTAGCCAATATCATCAATTACGTATGCAAATAGAGCAAGAGCACGCAGCAAGTTTAGAGCGAATATCCTTAAGCGAATCGGAAACAATGCGCAAGCTTCAGGAAAATTTGAAAGCAGGTGGCATGAAGCAAGCAGAGTATGAGCGATTAAAAACACTCAATGCTGAAAATCACATGAAACAGCGTTCAGAGTTAGCAGAAAAATACTCTCCTATGCGCGCATCCATCCGAAATGAACAAGAGATGACCAAAGAGCTTAAATCACTCTTTGAGCAACAATTGTTGACTGAAAAAGAATACCAATATGCACGACGTCAAATGGCGCAAGATACGACAAAGTATCGATTATCAGAGCAAGCAAAAGGGATTTCTCTCCCTAATATCAGCATTCTTGGTGAAATAGATCCGGTTATTCAACTTAGAAACCAACTGGAAGAACAAAAGGCACTTTATCAGGCTTATTATGAAGATGGATTAGTCAGCAAAGAGCGCTATGAGCAGTTAGTTATTGCGGCTACAAACAAGTCAAAAGAAGCACAATATCAATCAAGTAAAGAGCTGTATGCCTCGCAGGGAATGTGGCAACGCATGCAAATGAATTTGGTTGATACAATAGAACAAAGAACTGCGAATTCAATGACTGGTATTTTGATGCGTACAAAGTCATTTTCCGAAGGTGTTAAAGACTTTTCAGCTTCCATTGCTAGTTCTATTATTTCAGATTTGATCCGTATCGCCATTCAAGCCCAAATCACTAATGCTTTAACTGGACTGTTTGGTGGTGTATTTGGTGGTGGCAGTAGCGGTGCGGCAAGTGGTGCTAAAGCGGGAAAAGCAGGTGTAAAAGCAAACGCTACAGGGGATGTTTATAGTTCATCAAGCCTTAGCCAATATAGTAATCAGGTAGTTAGTTCACCAACATTATTTGCCTTTGCAAAAGGTGGTACGCCTAATCTTGGTTTGATGGGGGAAGCTGGAAGCGAGGCGATCATGCCTTTAAAACGTGGACCTGATGGATCTTTAGGTGTTAGAGCAACTGGAAGCAACTCTATTGCTTCGGGTGATACCATTATTCACCAAACATTTCACGTAACAGGTAATGGCGATGAAGCGCTTTATCAAGCTATACAGGAAGCAGCAAGAATGGGAGCAGAACAAGGCGCATCAAAGGCTAAATCTGACATTATGCGAGACTTTCAAACCAATGGAACATTAAGAAGGAATCTACGATAA
- a CDS encoding phage head closure protein: MKAGELNKRISLSHYVTERDDLGSEKVVSKKVAEVWAKAESMSNRKIRTADQDQVIETYHFTVRPRSDVDMGWLVGYQGRLFTVRAVDRNQADRTIITTEANIQHDRS, translated from the coding sequence ATGAAAGCCGGTGAACTCAACAAACGTATTTCCCTTTCTCACTATGTTACAGAACGTGATGATTTAGGGAGTGAAAAAGTCGTTTCAAAAAAAGTGGCTGAGGTATGGGCTAAAGCCGAATCGATGTCGAACCGTAAGATTCGTACCGCAGACCAAGATCAGGTAATTGAAACCTATCATTTCACTGTTCGACCTCGTTCTGATGTTGATATGGGGTGGTTGGTGGGCTATCAGGGGCGACTATTTACTGTACGCGCTGTTGACCGAAATCAGGCTGATAGAACCATTATTACCACGGAGGCGAATATACAACATGATAGAAGTTGA
- a CDS encoding HK97 family phage prohead protease has product MSNEKETRCYVGEVRAEAGEENKPTHIVGLGSVFDSRSELIYGFREIIKPGAFDDVLNDDVRGLFNHDPNYILGRTTAGTLSLSVNERGLVYDITAPDTQTIRDLVLAPMQRGDINQSSFAFRVARDGEDWYQDDEGVVIREITRFSRLYDVSPVTYPAYQDADSAVRSMNAWKEARDSGDLQKAINQKLARERLMTLLNA; this is encoded by the coding sequence ATGAGCAATGAAAAAGAAACACGATGTTATGTCGGTGAGGTTCGGGCAGAGGCGGGAGAGGAAAATAAGCCGACACATATCGTGGGTTTAGGCTCTGTCTTCGACTCCCGATCCGAACTGATTTATGGATTTCGTGAAATTATTAAACCAGGGGCGTTTGATGATGTACTCAATGATGATGTTCGCGGGTTATTTAATCACGATCCGAATTATATTTTAGGGCGAACAACAGCAGGAACCTTGTCGCTTAGCGTCAATGAACGTGGACTTGTTTACGATATAACGGCACCTGATACACAAACTATTCGTGATTTAGTATTAGCACCGATGCAACGTGGCGATATCAACCAAAGTTCTTTTGCCTTCCGTGTAGCCAGAGATGGTGAGGATTGGTACCAAGATGATGAGGGTGTCGTTATTCGTGAAATAACACGGTTTTCTCGACTTTATGATGTTAGCCCTGTCACCTATCCGGCATATCAAGATGCAGACTCTGCGGTTCGCTCAATGAATGCATGGAAAGAAGCCAGAGACAGTGGCGATCTTCAAAAAGCAATTAATCAAAAATTGGCGCGTGAGCGTCTTATGACTTTACTCAATGCATAA
- a CDS encoding head-tail connector protein has product MPAIWVIAGIGGFMPLPTQEKLKQQCRLDEDNTFEDELLKTYLMAAKQRAEGYINRHLYEENIPEEDPDGLLITDDIELALMLAVGNFYENRETAILPAGFKLLLDPYRHINL; this is encoded by the coding sequence GTGCCTGCGATCTGGGTGATCGCAGGTATTGGGGGATTTATGCCACTACCCACACAGGAAAAGTTAAAGCAACAATGCCGGCTAGATGAAGATAATACCTTCGAAGATGAACTGCTAAAAACTTATCTGATGGCGGCAAAACAACGAGCTGAAGGCTATATCAATCGACATCTTTATGAAGAAAATATACCAGAGGAAGATCCTGACGGTTTATTAATCACTGATGATATTGAATTGGCTCTTATGCTGGCCGTTGGCAATTTCTATGAAAATAGAGAAACAGCCATATTACCAGCGGGATTTAAATTACTGCTCGACCCCTATCGTCATATTAATTTGTGA
- a CDS encoding tail assembly chaperone: MGEIDPYCVLNLPANTLLGWQAYFTLKSEKSGATPPSNTPPSTENPHQPTTTYKSVEQQCSDVMKMIGR, from the coding sequence TTGGGGGAAATTGATCCGTATTGTGTCCTCAATTTGCCTGCCAACACCTTGTTAGGCTGGCAGGCTTATTTTACGCTTAAATCAGAAAAATCAGGTGCAACACCCCCATCAAATACACCTCCCTCTACTGAAAATCCACATCAACCAACAACCACCTATAAATCTGTTGAACAGCAGTGTTCTGACGTAATGAAAATGATAGGAAGATAA
- a CDS encoding phage tail protein, with the protein MKGLKASLLTAKPQIIEVDILCGVKVNIRRMTANELMNLELEVSELNQHGKLREASLRNVGMLLNCLVDDEGKPINKSLLPKPEELVNVHDNAILIEAINVVKQHSIGTLDEAKKN; encoded by the coding sequence ATGAAAGGATTAAAAGCCTCTTTACTTACAGCGAAACCTCAAATTATCGAAGTCGATATTCTATGTGGAGTAAAGGTAAACATTCGTCGCATGACGGCGAATGAGTTGATGAATTTGGAACTTGAGGTTTCTGAATTAAATCAACATGGTAAATTACGTGAGGCATCATTACGAAACGTAGGTATGTTGCTGAATTGCCTTGTTGATGATGAAGGTAAGCCAATCAATAAGTCGTTATTACCCAAACCTGAAGAGCTGGTGAATGTTCACGATAACGCCATACTGATAGAAGCGATTAATGTCGTGAAGCAACATTCCATTGGCACGTTAGACGAGGCAAAAAAAAACTAG
- a CDS encoding phage tail protein: MADQKTSPEYAMLPAGTVVKFGKAGDTVEQMKPLINCKALGATGQSGSFVDVTTLIDKNKQFISDLPEGPEKSLGFIDDPENENFVAFLNAAEKRETVQFYCELPNKRTATMILSLSGWELNDISAPANEAIQITVKGKQNNLVWGTSSATSTGDQG, encoded by the coding sequence ATGGCAGATCAAAAAACATCGCCAGAATACGCCATGCTACCTGCTGGTACTGTCGTTAAATTTGGTAAAGCAGGTGATACCGTTGAGCAAATGAAACCACTGATTAACTGTAAGGCGCTAGGTGCTACTGGTCAGTCAGGAAGTTTTGTTGATGTCACGACGCTCATTGATAAAAACAAACAATTTATCTCTGATTTACCGGAAGGACCTGAAAAGTCGTTAGGCTTTATTGACGACCCTGAAAATGAAAACTTTGTTGCGTTCTTGAATGCAGCAGAAAAGCGTGAAACGGTGCAGTTCTATTGTGAGCTTCCTAATAAACGTACCGCAACGATGATCCTTTCATTGTCAGGCTGGGAATTAAATGACATCTCCGCGCCGGCTAATGAAGCCATTCAGATCACCGTAAAAGGAAAACAAAATAACCTTGTATGGGGAACTTCTTCTGCAACATCAACAGGAGATCAGGGTTAA
- a CDS encoding DUF6950 family protein: MRHPQWTTRLPETLKNAINRPFAWGEHDCCLFASDCVMAVCDFDPCENIRGRYKTKMGAFRVLQKEFGTLEGAVSRFFDEIPTNEARRGDIVMFEGDEGKTLGILWAGKLWAVSTDGVRAVSNKPIKAWRVQ; the protein is encoded by the coding sequence ATGAGACACCCTCAATGGACTACCCGCCTACCTGAAACTTTGAAAAATGCCATTAACCGCCCTTTTGCATGGGGTGAGCATGACTGTTGTTTGTTTGCTTCTGATTGCGTTATGGCTGTTTGCGATTTCGATCCCTGCGAAAACATTCGTGGGCGCTATAAGACAAAAATGGGTGCATTCAGAGTATTACAAAAAGAGTTCGGAACATTGGAAGGTGCTGTGAGTCGTTTTTTTGATGAAATTCCAACAAACGAAGCTAGGCGTGGCGACATCGTGATGTTTGAAGGGGATGAAGGAAAAACATTAGGCATTTTGTGGGCGGGTAAGTTATGGGCTGTTTCAACGGATGGCGTTCGTGCCGTGAGCAATAAACCAATTAAAGCATGGAGGGTACAATAA